Proteins encoded together in one Pseudoalteromonas xiamenensis window:
- a CDS encoding TonB-dependent receptor domain-containing protein, giving the protein MEPDILTHAVLHWALVLATVGVHADEQEQHYVKWLPSVNIKWQASAHWQWRSTYSWALNRPNYSDMNPKLHVNSGGLPYAEQGNPTLKPVLGKSYTLSLTRSAETTDIQVLAFQHEIDDFIVEDVTTLDYQGQSFSVLQKNNSGQGHITGFTSSIEWQLPALTKVLRQNRLSANVTQLVEADVYTELNEKFNLEGVSDWMGNVRFLTGNEVWQFAFNLNYRSAFLEHRDRSNNADIWVDAFTSLDLGLLWHLSPRFSVRFDVFNATNQVLRRLAVVDRTSSLMKVEEFGRRFMVGLEFSL; this is encoded by the coding sequence TTGGAGCCAGATATTCTGACACACGCAGTGCTGCATTGGGCACTCGTCTTGGCGACGGTGGGGGTGCACGCTGACGAACAGGAGCAGCATTACGTAAAGTGGCTCCCCTCAGTCAATATTAAATGGCAAGCATCGGCGCATTGGCAATGGCGTAGCACCTATAGTTGGGCCTTGAATCGCCCCAACTATTCTGACATGAACCCAAAGTTGCACGTCAATTCAGGTGGACTCCCCTATGCAGAGCAAGGCAATCCAACCTTAAAGCCAGTGCTCGGAAAAAGTTATACGTTATCTCTTACGCGTAGCGCTGAAACAACGGATATTCAGGTGTTAGCATTTCAACATGAGATTGATGATTTCATCGTCGAAGACGTTACAACACTGGACTACCAAGGGCAATCCTTTAGCGTACTACAAAAAAACAATTCAGGTCAGGGTCACATCACTGGATTCACGAGCAGTATAGAGTGGCAATTACCTGCACTGACAAAGGTTTTGCGGCAAAATCGATTGTCAGCTAACGTTACTCAACTCGTTGAAGCTGATGTCTACACTGAACTTAACGAGAAGTTCAATCTTGAGGGCGTCTCCGATTGGATGGGAAATGTGCGATTTCTAACGGGCAATGAAGTTTGGCAATTCGCATTCAATTTAAATTATCGCAGTGCGTTTCTTGAACATCGAGACAGAAGCAATAATGCGGATATTTGGGTTGATGCATTCACGAGTTTAGATTTGGGCTTGCTGTGGCATTTATCGCCACGTTTCAGTGTACGATTTGATGTGTTTAATGCGACGAATCAAGTATTACGCCGATTGGCCGTTGTCGACCGTACTTCAAGCCTGATGAAAGTTGAGGAGTTTGGGCGGCGCTTCATGGTGGGATTGGAGTTTTCGTTGTAA
- a CDS encoding TonB-dependent receptor plug domain-containing protein, whose translation MSPFCRNLLCFAIVLPFSCIAKEESLGFCLNHLAKHYDLPLVYDQSKLADVYVDCELSTDNTIENTLAHWLEPLGLRWRQSEVGIVIDTVEPLQRQNAPATQATIEEVTVVADPVRNASTQRFQHNYQQAAEYARKNKHNAVGEQASLVGAMLTQLPAENLAEALQVVPGVSVTRDRGEALNVNAMGLGAEYQMVLLNGLRVANTENVRNSNQYGQQFRFDTLSSGLFSNVLVYKTSDARLPLGGIGANIDLRSARPLEFEHSAMNIGLDVAALEGDRNVQPNISMSANTMSSDRAIAGVFKVSYENRLQRQYQFESWHWGENQGAATDYHWPALPDSTLVPTDGLALTIENEDRTRTSGLAEMTWQLNDTVQLNGLWFHSNTDFAFDEHRLAINPLSAYGQATVDESSGQINQFYLSNVDAKTSREESQLNYTNQTMQLTATLDMKSWQVSPFFSHSAATSITKKPISRVHVKLAPGNALVEFQGNAIHRFQLSQSLGLVESYSQISQMRKRLTEVRNRVDEWGIDSRWQATEQDQTWWVELGFLHSKQRHQYQRQDVSLSASALSALPSLDGRWLEPLPEAFEAKFISNTPYWLIPKRDLFQLFDIALPFSDKTESDLLNSYEVSFESIESYFKSNWHYAEFEWQVGARYSDTRSAALGTRLGDGGGAR comes from the coding sequence ATGTCGCCGTTTTGCCGAAATTTACTGTGTTTCGCGATAGTTTTGCCCTTTTCCTGCATTGCAAAGGAAGAAAGCTTAGGCTTTTGCTTAAATCATCTCGCCAAACATTACGATCTCCCGTTAGTGTATGACCAATCTAAGCTTGCCGATGTGTACGTAGACTGTGAACTATCTACTGATAATACGATAGAAAATACGCTTGCACATTGGCTCGAACCCCTTGGTTTACGTTGGCGACAATCGGAGGTGGGCATTGTGATCGATACCGTCGAGCCACTTCAAAGGCAAAACGCGCCGGCGACGCAAGCGACCATAGAGGAAGTGACGGTGGTTGCAGATCCCGTCCGCAACGCGTCAACTCAGCGTTTTCAACATAATTATCAACAAGCTGCGGAATACGCGAGAAAAAACAAACATAATGCCGTCGGCGAACAAGCGTCTTTAGTCGGCGCCATGTTGACTCAGCTTCCTGCCGAAAACTTGGCGGAAGCTTTACAAGTTGTACCAGGTGTTAGCGTCACACGAGATAGAGGCGAAGCTTTAAATGTTAATGCCATGGGGCTGGGGGCAGAATACCAAATGGTTTTACTGAACGGGCTAAGGGTGGCAAATACGGAGAATGTCCGCAACTCGAACCAGTATGGGCAACAATTTCGTTTCGATACGTTGAGCTCAGGGTTGTTCTCAAATGTGTTGGTATATAAAACATCCGATGCGCGTTTACCGCTTGGTGGAATTGGGGCAAACATTGATTTACGAAGTGCTCGTCCGCTAGAGTTTGAACACAGTGCAATGAACATCGGTTTAGATGTAGCTGCATTGGAAGGTGATCGCAACGTTCAGCCAAATATCTCAATGTCAGCCAATACCATGAGTTCAGATAGGGCCATCGCTGGGGTATTCAAAGTCTCGTATGAAAACCGATTACAGCGTCAGTACCAATTCGAGAGTTGGCATTGGGGTGAAAACCAAGGTGCGGCAACGGATTATCACTGGCCTGCATTACCTGATAGCACCTTAGTCCCTACTGACGGGTTGGCACTGACCATTGAAAACGAAGATAGAACGCGTACCTCTGGATTGGCTGAAATGACTTGGCAGTTAAATGACACTGTGCAACTGAATGGGTTGTGGTTTCACTCAAATACGGACTTCGCCTTTGATGAACATAGACTTGCTATCAATCCACTGAGTGCATATGGACAGGCAACGGTCGATGAATCAAGCGGCCAAATTAACCAATTCTATTTGTCGAATGTCGATGCAAAAACCTCTCGTGAAGAGTCGCAGCTGAACTATACCAATCAAACGATGCAGCTAACAGCGACACTCGATATGAAATCATGGCAGGTTTCGCCCTTTTTTAGCCATAGTGCTGCAACGAGCATCACTAAAAAGCCCATTTCGCGTGTACACGTCAAACTAGCGCCCGGAAATGCGTTGGTTGAGTTTCAAGGCAACGCAATCCATCGTTTTCAACTTTCACAATCGCTAGGGCTTGTGGAGAGCTATAGCCAGATTTCTCAGATGCGAAAACGTTTAACCGAAGTGCGAAATCGCGTTGATGAATGGGGGATAGATTCGCGGTGGCAAGCCACTGAACAAGATCAAACATGGTGGGTGGAGTTGGGATTTCTCCATTCTAAACAGCGCCACCAGTACCAACGTCAAGATGTGAGTCTAAGTGCCTCGGCGCTAAGCGCATTACCAAGTCTTGATGGTCGTTGGTTGGAGCCGCTGCCGGAGGCGTTTGAGGCAAAGTTTATAAGTAATACGCCTTATTGGCTAATTCCGAAAAGGGACTTATTCCAGTTGTTTGATATCGCACTTCCATTTAGCGACAAAACAGAAAGTGATTTACTCAACAGTTATGAGGTATCGTTTGAGTCGATAGAAAGTTACTTTAAATCAAACTGGCATTACGCGGAGTTCGAATGGCAAGTTGGAGCCAGATATTCTGACACACGCAGTGCTGCATTGGGCACTCGTCTTGGCGACGGTGGGGGTGCACGCTGA
- a CDS encoding FecR family protein produces MTSPEFDKDQKRNSLEHAIWNDPALLEALAKEAAKVPCTEATDSRSSVPQFEWKWFAVAAATLLLSFSSWWFLNAERPKNEEVVSTAQYFDARDPKDVNLSDGTLVNLNRHAKLQFKESSAQRMATLSEGEAYFEVKRDENRPFTVFTGNATVQVLGTAFNIDKTLVGTQVDVFHGKVSVSTQQGNKRVELTKGMRAYVTLNDIEVTAFSASQPDWQMGWLELDDVSIQDAIFQLNRYSDIPVVLTRVDPSIRVSGRFKANDVLGTTQLIAELHQLNVRKFPDSIALEPR; encoded by the coding sequence ATGACTTCACCAGAATTCGATAAAGATCAAAAGCGAAATTCGCTAGAACACGCGATTTGGAATGATCCTGCATTGCTTGAAGCCCTAGCTAAAGAGGCAGCAAAGGTCCCCTGCACAGAGGCAACGGATAGTCGTTCTTCAGTTCCACAATTTGAGTGGAAATGGTTTGCTGTTGCCGCGGCAACACTACTGCTCTCATTCTCAAGCTGGTGGTTTTTGAATGCGGAAAGACCGAAGAATGAAGAGGTTGTATCAACAGCTCAGTATTTTGACGCCAGAGATCCCAAAGACGTTAACCTCTCAGACGGTACACTCGTTAACTTAAATCGTCACGCGAAATTGCAGTTCAAAGAAAGCAGCGCACAACGTATGGCCACATTGAGTGAAGGTGAAGCTTATTTTGAGGTAAAACGCGATGAGAACCGCCCTTTTACCGTCTTTACGGGGAATGCGACCGTACAAGTGCTTGGTACAGCATTTAATATTGATAAAACATTAGTAGGAACTCAAGTTGATGTATTCCATGGCAAAGTGTCTGTAAGCACTCAACAAGGCAATAAACGAGTTGAATTAACGAAGGGGATGCGTGCATACGTAACATTAAATGACATCGAAGTCACTGCTTTCTCGGCGTCACAGCCAGATTGGCAAATGGGATGGCTCGAATTGGACGATGTGAGTATTCAAGATGCGATATTTCAGCTAAACCGTTACAGCGATATTCCTGTTGTATTGACGAGGGTGGACCCAAGTATTCGTGTTAGTGGTCGTTTTAAGGCAAATGATGTGCTAGGTACGACTCAATTGATTGCAGAATTACACCAGTTGAATGTGCGAAAGTTTCCCGACTCTATCGCGTTGGAACCTAGATAA
- a CDS encoding RNA polymerase sigma factor, with protein MSSIHFSSSSFGEEKDQTRTLVQCFITNQDALKGYFRRAVGEQADAEDLFQKLLLKALKAEPSSPIENPLAYGYRMARHLVIDHHNEQNKSPESLEHEPECDAQSLESMLEHEQRVQLYQRVLSEMSPLRREIFVRRRLHGETRVQIAQSLSLTDEAVKKHISRAMDMFKRAMQDSLDTCAGDLAR; from the coding sequence ATGTCTTCAATTCATTTTTCTTCCTCATCGTTCGGCGAGGAAAAGGACCAGACGCGAACGTTAGTACAGTGCTTTATCACTAATCAAGATGCGTTGAAAGGGTATTTTCGTCGAGCGGTGGGTGAACAGGCTGACGCCGAGGACTTGTTCCAAAAGTTGTTACTTAAAGCGTTGAAAGCGGAGCCTAGTTCGCCTATTGAAAATCCATTGGCTTATGGTTATCGCATGGCGCGACATTTGGTCATTGACCATCATAACGAACAAAATAAATCACCAGAAAGTCTTGAACATGAACCTGAGTGCGATGCCCAATCGTTGGAATCAATGCTGGAACATGAACAACGTGTGCAACTCTATCAGCGAGTGTTGAGCGAAATGTCCCCTTTGAGGCGAGAAATATTCGTTCGTCGTCGTTTACATGGTGAAACACGTGTGCAGATTGCACAAAGTTTATCGTTAACGGATGAAGCAGTGAAAAAGCATATTTCTAGAGCGATGGACATGTTTAAACGTGCTATGCAAGATTCTTTGGATACGTGTGCGGGTGACTTAGCGCGTTGA
- a CDS encoding TonB-dependent receptor, giving the protein MNTHRLFALSPLALALGTLLSSTNALADDQSTPSNDIEEIVVTGSYVKSLEKAIDLKRVNIGFSDSIVASDIADFPEQNLAEALQRMPGVTIERNKGLGQKVNVRSLPSEFTFVSINNLATASGSGGRDVEFDMFASEIIQSVTVKKSPTAADEEGGIAGSVTITTARPFDYDGRQLVVSAETAYNDISEKSDPKFAVLASDTFGDWGALASFAYSKRSNRTDSNSGINFRPLSRWLEKTGKSQWQADQAADVLLRDTGISINDRKNKDETSRVVFLDKVGDRAYLTEQDKWGATLSLQYKPNSELSLTFDGLLGNFDNHEDEYDAAAYTASSISSLEKINQYDSTTLSDYGITVLTDVDYAATQHEFLSKENSQETDYQQFSLTLDWQLEAWKIYGIVGYSGAEKQAETTNLKHTAYRPTRTRYTSTGGETLPSSNPNTFDMYNSPDAYLFDYYEVNQEHINDDKYAAQLDFKRDLQLDFFPALAQIQLGVRATDKSKERDYGTNRVKGPSEDDSSWVGVRTLADSQLTDISTLVSGGEYLSEVDSKVNWMQIANSYARNELRYAGFNVAYEPDQYYKVKEKTLALYAMVDFHFDIATMPATLNAGVRYIDTKVHSSGYHQVQNEDGTTGFTAKPVSKDGNYKETLPSVNFALELTDDLLLRAAASKTFIRPALTDIAYKRSVSLNEFKYRDGNPDLKPTYADQWEFGLEWYLDEGALLAVSYFEKEIEGVVRESLTGVVNNVTKYNDNGSVDGIYDFDIYQKVNAEGSYDVSGIELVAQLPLSYFDEMLSGFGINANYTVLDNSLTGASDLGIPTPPEGLAEETYNVTVYYENQRFDARISYNYKDKYVERIERDMYPVYRNAYGQTDISLGYRVNDMVKVTLEGINILNEETTGYTLNPVFPTMYEFSGRRISLGIRGNF; this is encoded by the coding sequence ATGAATACTCACCGATTATTTGCACTTTCGCCTCTAGCGCTTGCTCTCGGCACTCTTTTATCAAGCACCAATGCGCTTGCTGATGACCAATCAACCCCATCCAATGACATCGAAGAAATTGTTGTCACTGGCAGTTATGTCAAAAGCTTAGAAAAGGCGATTGATTTAAAGCGCGTGAATATTGGCTTTTCGGATTCCATCGTTGCATCAGACATTGCCGATTTTCCTGAGCAAAATCTTGCAGAAGCACTGCAACGTATGCCGGGTGTGACGATTGAACGAAATAAAGGTCTAGGTCAGAAAGTTAATGTTCGCAGCCTACCGAGTGAATTTACCTTTGTGTCTATTAATAACTTGGCGACCGCATCAGGCAGCGGCGGACGCGATGTCGAATTTGATATGTTCGCATCAGAGATAATTCAAAGTGTTACGGTGAAAAAGTCTCCTACTGCGGCGGATGAAGAAGGTGGCATTGCGGGCTCAGTCACAATCACCACTGCTCGCCCATTTGACTACGATGGGCGCCAATTGGTTGTCTCTGCAGAAACTGCTTACAACGATATATCAGAAAAATCAGACCCAAAATTTGCTGTACTTGCCAGCGACACCTTTGGTGATTGGGGGGCGCTTGCGTCTTTTGCCTATTCAAAACGTAGCAACCGTACCGACAGTAATTCTGGGATTAACTTCCGCCCTCTTTCACGTTGGTTAGAAAAGACAGGCAAATCACAATGGCAAGCAGATCAAGCGGCCGATGTTTTGCTTCGCGACACGGGAATTTCCATCAATGACCGAAAAAACAAAGACGAAACTAGCCGCGTCGTATTCTTAGATAAAGTGGGCGATCGTGCCTATCTAACGGAACAAGATAAATGGGGGGCGACACTGTCGTTACAATACAAACCAAACAGTGAATTGAGTTTAACGTTTGATGGACTGCTAGGTAATTTCGACAACCATGAAGACGAGTACGATGCCGCAGCCTATACCGCATCCAGTATCAGTTCGCTTGAAAAAATCAATCAATACGATAGCACTACCCTTTCAGACTACGGTATCACGGTACTAACCGATGTAGACTATGCAGCAACACAGCACGAATTTCTAAGCAAAGAAAATAGCCAAGAAACTGATTATCAGCAATTTAGTTTAACGTTGGATTGGCAGCTAGAGGCATGGAAAATCTACGGTATTGTGGGCTACAGTGGAGCGGAAAAACAAGCAGAAACCACAAACCTTAAACATACCGCCTATCGCCCAACTCGCACTCGATACACCAGCACTGGTGGTGAAACTCTGCCAAGTAGCAACCCAAACACTTTTGATATGTACAACTCGCCAGATGCCTATCTGTTTGACTACTACGAAGTTAACCAAGAACATATCAACGACGACAAATACGCGGCACAACTCGATTTCAAACGCGACTTGCAGCTCGACTTTTTCCCAGCCTTGGCGCAAATACAATTGGGGGTGCGTGCCACTGACAAATCCAAAGAGCGAGACTACGGCACAAATCGCGTGAAAGGCCCATCGGAAGACGACAGTTCTTGGGTTGGTGTACGCACATTGGCAGACAGTCAATTGACCGACATTTCAACTCTTGTCTCTGGTGGAGAGTACCTCTCAGAAGTAGACAGCAAAGTAAACTGGATGCAAATTGCCAATAGTTATGCCCGTAACGAATTGCGTTACGCGGGCTTTAACGTCGCCTACGAGCCGGATCAATATTATAAAGTGAAGGAAAAAACACTCGCTTTATATGCAATGGTTGATTTTCACTTTGACATCGCAACCATGCCAGCGACGTTAAATGCGGGTGTCCGATACATTGACACGAAAGTGCACTCGTCTGGTTATCACCAAGTGCAAAATGAAGATGGCACAACGGGCTTTACCGCAAAACCGGTCTCTAAAGATGGCAATTACAAAGAAACGTTACCAAGCGTGAACTTCGCTTTGGAATTAACGGACGATTTGTTGCTTCGAGCAGCCGCTTCAAAAACCTTTATTCGCCCAGCGTTAACTGACATTGCTTATAAACGCAGCGTGAGCTTAAACGAATTTAAATATCGAGATGGTAACCCTGATCTGAAACCAACTTATGCTGATCAATGGGAATTTGGCCTTGAATGGTACTTGGACGAAGGAGCGTTGCTAGCCGTTTCTTATTTTGAGAAAGAAATAGAAGGTGTTGTGCGTGAATCACTTACGGGGGTGGTTAACAATGTGACGAAATACAATGACAATGGCAGCGTCGATGGCATTTATGATTTCGACATTTACCAAAAAGTAAATGCTGAAGGTTCGTACGATGTCAGTGGCATCGAATTGGTCGCTCAATTACCTTTGTCTTACTTTGATGAAATGCTCAGTGGCTTTGGCATCAATGCAAACTACACCGTACTCGACAACTCGTTAACGGGTGCATCTGACCTTGGTATCCCGACGCCACCAGAAGGGCTTGCAGAAGAAACTTATAACGTGACTGTCTATTACGAAAATCAACGCTTTGATGCGCGTATTTCTTACAACTACAAAGATAAATACGTCGAGCGAATTGAGCGCGATATGTACCCTGTATACCGCAATGCTTATGGACAAACGGATATTTCATTGGGCTACCGAGTGAATGACATGGTTAAGGTAACACTTGAAGGGATAAACATTCTCAATGAAGAGACCACGGGTTACACACTCAACCCTGTTTTCCCAACGATGTATGAGTTTTCGGGTCGTCGCATCTCCTTGGGTATCCGAGGTAATTTCTAA
- a CDS encoding metallophosphoesterase family protein — protein MKAFLSVLLCLFCQSLSARHAQNVDVAFLPDVHLHDIYADFNSAAFQGIRLSGLNKPVSIRSMAAQLHSTRLFNENYFALISALDDIASRGIKFVALPGDFTDDGQPAHLQGLKNLLKEYEKKHGMRFFAIPGNHDPVSPFGKAGGKSDFLTATGTEIGIFSLDHKSCQPTKRRNPTPTICSDAIKHGGYADIMAQLAPFGLMPDPRDVLWETPFSKDRSKSSLTFRHYKQCSSDKKTCVSMPDTSYLVEPTPGLWLLAIDANVYMPSLVSSEVHFQGSGNAGYNKILTEKPFLLTWIKEIVARAKSENKTLIAFSHFPMAEFYDQQSPVMRDVFGHEAFQLAREPRSSTSDVLAKTGLRLHIAGHMHMNDTSITRTQENVLVNVQAPSIAAYRPAYKHISVHNEVAQINTIKLDEVSHFNALFPAYLAEHQYLTATQSKAIWDDNILHARNYHEFAKAHLLALARMRFFPAEWSKVFKSELLDTSLFNLLQKLPTHTNALLSKDLQPLESTTLMDFVGDFYMLRNAGSLALEDIPQSHQLAYFEMAKQLRNRNSVTNQEMDPSCLNLNKKDTTWCLVGKALAQTLSIFQQLNQDKYDECVVVKLDARNATNAVEQCDIASARNH, from the coding sequence ATGAAAGCCTTCTTATCCGTTCTTCTGTGCCTTTTTTGCCAATCGCTGTCAGCTCGACATGCGCAAAATGTCGATGTCGCATTTCTACCTGATGTTCATTTACATGATATTTATGCCGATTTTAACTCTGCGGCATTTCAGGGTATTAGACTGTCCGGACTCAATAAGCCTGTCAGTATTCGCTCTATGGCAGCACAGCTTCATTCTACTCGCTTATTTAACGAGAATTACTTTGCTCTAATAAGTGCTCTAGATGATATAGCCTCCCGAGGAATAAAATTCGTCGCACTACCAGGAGACTTTACTGATGATGGGCAACCAGCCCACTTACAAGGCTTAAAAAACCTATTAAAAGAATACGAAAAAAAACATGGTATGCGATTTTTCGCCATTCCTGGAAATCACGACCCTGTCAGTCCATTTGGTAAAGCGGGCGGCAAGAGCGACTTTCTAACGGCTACAGGAACAGAAATCGGCATTTTCAGTCTTGATCACAAAAGTTGCCAGCCAACCAAGCGCCGAAACCCAACTCCAACTATTTGCAGTGATGCGATAAAACACGGTGGCTACGCTGATATAATGGCTCAACTGGCGCCATTTGGGTTAATGCCAGACCCACGCGATGTCCTTTGGGAAACGCCCTTTTCCAAAGACCGAAGCAAGTCTTCGTTAACCTTTCGCCATTACAAACAATGTTCAAGTGATAAAAAAACCTGTGTCTCGATGCCTGATACCAGCTATCTCGTTGAACCCACTCCAGGCTTGTGGCTTTTAGCGATTGACGCGAACGTTTATATGCCATCCTTGGTATCCAGTGAAGTCCATTTTCAGGGATCCGGCAATGCTGGCTACAATAAGATACTGACGGAAAAGCCTTTTTTACTTACTTGGATAAAGGAGATTGTGGCTAGGGCAAAATCAGAAAATAAGACCTTAATTGCATTTAGCCATTTTCCGATGGCAGAATTCTACGACCAACAATCACCTGTTATGCGTGATGTGTTTGGTCATGAGGCTTTTCAACTTGCGCGAGAGCCACGCTCGAGCACCAGTGACGTACTTGCGAAAACAGGTCTGCGCTTACACATCGCGGGCCACATGCACATGAACGACACCAGTATCACACGTACACAAGAAAATGTACTGGTAAACGTACAAGCTCCGTCCATTGCGGCGTATAGACCTGCATACAAACACATTTCAGTGCACAATGAAGTGGCGCAGATTAACACGATTAAATTGGATGAAGTCAGTCATTTCAACGCGCTGTTTCCAGCCTATCTTGCTGAACACCAATACCTAACAGCGACTCAATCTAAGGCTATTTGGGATGACAATATCTTGCATGCAAGGAATTATCATGAATTTGCCAAAGCTCATTTGTTGGCGCTTGCCAGAATGAGATTTTTCCCCGCCGAATGGTCAAAAGTATTCAAATCAGAACTATTGGATACCTCACTATTCAATTTACTTCAAAAGCTGCCCACCCATACTAATGCATTACTAAGTAAAGACTTACAGCCGCTAGAAAGCACGACGTTAATGGATTTTGTTGGTGACTTTTACATGTTGCGTAACGCTGGCTCACTGGCGCTTGAGGATATACCTCAATCGCATCAACTCGCTTATTTTGAGATGGCAAAACAACTACGCAATCGAAACAGTGTAACCAACCAAGAGATGGACCCGTCCTGTTTAAATTTAAATAAAAAAGACACAACTTGGTGTTTAGTTGGAAAGGCGTTGGCGCAAACCCTCTCAATATTCCAGCAATTAAATCAGGACAAATACGATGAATGTGTAGTCGTTAAACTTGACGCACGAAATGCAACAAACGCAGTCGAGCAGTGTGATATCGCAAGTGCACGAAACCACTAA
- the secF gene encoding protein translocase subunit SecF: MVNVWQKIRTSGLWLSILAVVLSCILITQRGVLLGQDFTGGYVTEFQIVKDLTASELEHELNVVVPGNFRLSSNGVLQWQLFQPPQNEVEEPLSWQTKLPDSMGIKILDSRFVGSQVGSELVEQGGLALLVSLLAVGLYLIVRFEWRLAVSASLALLHDIVITVACFSLTGMEFDLTVLAALLAIVGYSLNDSIIIGDKVRELVRVRPDALVSDTINEALGTTLGRTTITSSTTLTTVAAIWWLGGASLQGFACALFVGIAVGTWSSIFVSATLPQWLGLSFANYQRVYTDQEQRQLAEP, encoded by the coding sequence ATGGTTAATGTATGGCAAAAAATTCGGACATCAGGTTTGTGGCTGAGCATCCTTGCCGTTGTGCTGAGCTGTATTTTGATTACACAGCGAGGAGTTTTACTTGGGCAAGATTTTACGGGTGGCTACGTTACTGAGTTTCAAATCGTAAAAGACCTTACGGCAAGCGAATTGGAGCATGAGTTGAATGTGGTTGTACCGGGCAATTTTCGTTTATCAAGCAATGGTGTGCTGCAATGGCAACTGTTTCAACCACCTCAAAATGAGGTTGAAGAGCCGTTGAGTTGGCAAACTAAACTCCCTGATTCAATGGGGATAAAAATTTTAGACAGTCGCTTTGTCGGTTCACAGGTAGGATCTGAATTAGTTGAGCAAGGCGGATTAGCGTTGCTTGTTAGCCTGCTTGCGGTTGGGCTATATCTTATTGTTCGGTTTGAGTGGCGATTGGCCGTTTCCGCGAGCTTGGCGTTGTTGCACGATATTGTAATTACGGTCGCGTGCTTTTCGCTAACGGGAATGGAGTTCGATTTAACCGTCCTTGCTGCACTTTTAGCGATAGTCGGTTACTCGCTGAATGACTCCATTATCATTGGCGATAAAGTGCGAGAGCTGGTACGTGTGCGCCCTGATGCTCTGGTGAGTGATACTATTAATGAAGCGCTGGGTACTACGCTTGGTAGAACAACGATAACGTCGTCAACAACGTTGACGACTGTCGCGGCGATTTGGTGGCTCGGTGGCGCGAGCCTACAAGGTTTTGCTTGTGCGCTCTTTGTTGGGATTGCGGTTGGCACGTGGTCATCTATTTTTGTGAGTGCCACTTTACCTCAATGGCTTGGACTCAGTTTCGCGAACTATCAACGTGTTTACACTGATCAAGAGCAACGACAATTAGCGGAGCCTTAA